One Fibrobacter sp. UWH4 genomic region harbors:
- a CDS encoding four helix bundle protein: MESNYKKLIVWQKAMQLTTGIYRNVKKLPKEELFALSDQMRRAVVSIPSNIAEGCGRQSPNEMSYFLRIASGSASELETQLLICKNLGYLNDEDLKESMPLLNEIIRMLSRLGKRTAKSLSSTN, translated from the coding sequence ATGGAATCAAATTACAAGAAATTAATTGTTTGGCAAAAGGCGATGCAATTGACGACAGGTATTTATAGAAACGTGAAAAAATTACCAAAGGAAGAATTGTTTGCTTTGTCTGATCAAATGAGAAGGGCTGTAGTATCAATTCCCTCAAATATTGCAGAAGGTTGTGGTCGTCAGTCTCCTAATGAAATGTCCTATTTCTTACGAATAGCAAGTGGATCCGCCTCAGAATTAGAAACACAATTGTTAATTTGCAAAAATCTAGGTTATTTAAATGATGAAGATTTAAAAGAATCTATGCCGTTGTTGAATGAAATCATAAGAATGCTTTCTCGACTAGGAAAAAGAACTGCTAAATCTCTAAGCTCTACCAACTAA
- a CDS encoding RNA methyltransferase, giving the protein MSEERESMESLLARVTERRRELLTSVVDRRTRHFCMVLEDLFDPHNISAVIRTAEVFGLQDVHIIEEDNAYSVNKSILKGSYKWMSLYLYKKRMLCMEKLRAKGYKIAVASTNTTNSVLDLDLSQPMAFYLGSEFHGNHPDTLAHADYEFKLPQYGITESMNVSVAGGVLMTYLDVFMQKEGREKFLLKKDERDALLWDWLDRHVNGIENNSPITRVEE; this is encoded by the coding sequence ATGAGCGAAGAAAGAGAATCGATGGAATCCCTGTTGGCGCGCGTAACGGAACGCCGCCGCGAACTTTTGACATCTGTGGTGGATCGTCGCACAAGGCATTTTTGCATGGTGCTGGAAGACCTGTTCGATCCGCACAACATTTCTGCCGTGATTCGAACCGCCGAAGTTTTTGGCCTTCAGGATGTCCACATTATCGAAGAGGACAATGCCTACAGCGTGAACAAGTCCATTCTGAAGGGGTCCTACAAGTGGATGAGCCTGTACCTTTACAAGAAGCGTATGCTCTGCATGGAAAAGCTGCGTGCGAAGGGCTACAAGATTGCCGTGGCAAGCACCAATACGACCAACTCCGTTCTGGACTTGGACTTGAGCCAGCCTATGGCCTTTTACCTGGGAAGCGAATTCCACGGGAACCATCCCGATACGCTCGCCCATGCCGATTACGAGTTCAAGCTTCCGCAGTACGGCATTACCGAATCGATGAACGTGTCGGTGGCCGGTGGCGTGCTGATGACCTACCTCGATGTGTTCATGCAGAAGGAAGGCCGCGAGAAATTCCTGCTCAAGAAGGACGAGCGCGACGCCTTGCTGTGGGATTGGCTCGATCGCCATGTGAACGGCATCGAGAACAACAGCCCCATTACGCGGGTGGAAGAATAA
- a CDS encoding pitrilysin family protein, which yields MFKIFLSTAVSALTLVACSGAPEPQTEPVASAVPADTVPAPVVEQVAAASLPQGEVSAVPESYKDIQFPEYKYVAPYPKDYRVEIAPGIAGYIVSDRSLPLVNFAVFFEQPRVPMVLKDEAASSMVGSMLRRGGGGGISARALDDSLEFISAGIGSSVGTFTSTFDIDCLSKDFDNMLALAKQVLTAPAFDKEQLEILRANFLTAYDRRYDTPAKVLSALRSKVNYAPNPRLWDANAEEYKKVSVADVKRLSQGVYSSNRIVFALSGDVDRDSAVTKLKEFFEGWKIAVGAADSSAKKKAAKPTVAEPQPLSFLRKPGIYVVDKDITQANISMNQPFVKRPHEDYYPAAVASFILGGGSFTSRLMNRVRSDEGLAYSVYSSVGNDYRDTAMVTIALQTKVESVDFALKLIREVVQEFAEKGPTEEELSQAKKSLIESLPSLFDSPEATATIFARGELVGKTFDHYLDYVKEINAVTADQVKAMTKKYFDMDKMTVSIVAPVAKLDAVKPFTVVPLDSLEFRD from the coding sequence ATGTTTAAAATATTTCTTTCGACGGCTGTGTCCGCACTTACGTTGGTTGCCTGTTCCGGTGCGCCGGAGCCGCAGACGGAACCCGTTGCTTCTGCTGTGCCGGCAGATACGGTACCTGCTCCTGTTGTAGAACAGGTTGCGGCGGCTTCGCTGCCGCAAGGTGAAGTGTCCGCTGTTCCTGAGAGCTACAAGGATATCCAGTTTCCGGAATACAAGTATGTTGCGCCTTATCCGAAGGATTACCGCGTGGAAATTGCGCCGGGGATTGCCGGTTACATCGTGAGTGACCGCAGCCTGCCCCTGGTGAATTTTGCGGTTTTCTTTGAACAGCCGCGCGTGCCGATGGTCTTGAAGGACGAGGCGGCAAGTTCCATGGTGGGAAGCATGCTGCGTCGCGGCGGCGGTGGCGGTATTTCGGCTCGTGCCCTCGATGATTCCCTGGAATTTATCAGTGCGGGAATCGGTTCGTCGGTCGGGACCTTTACCTCGACTTTTGACATTGACTGCCTTTCGAAGGATTTTGACAATATGCTTGCCTTGGCGAAACAGGTGCTCACGGCCCCCGCCTTTGACAAGGAACAGCTTGAGATTTTGCGGGCGAATTTCCTGACTGCTTATGACCGCCGTTACGATACTCCGGCGAAGGTGCTTTCGGCGCTCCGTTCCAAGGTGAACTATGCCCCGAATCCGAGGTTGTGGGATGCCAACGCGGAGGAGTACAAGAAGGTTTCCGTTGCCGACGTGAAACGCTTGTCCCAGGGAGTCTATTCCTCGAACCGGATCGTGTTTGCGCTTTCGGGCGATGTGGACCGGGATTCCGCTGTCACGAAACTCAAGGAATTCTTCGAAGGCTGGAAAATTGCGGTCGGTGCGGCGGACTCTTCGGCAAAGAAGAAGGCGGCGAAACCCACGGTGGCAGAACCGCAGCCGCTTTCGTTCTTGCGCAAGCCCGGCATTTACGTGGTGGACAAGGATATAACGCAGGCGAATATCTCGATGAACCAACCTTTCGTAAAGAGGCCGCACGAAGATTACTACCCGGCGGCGGTGGCGAGTTTCATCTTGGGTGGCGGAAGTTTTACAAGCCGCCTGATGAACCGTGTCCGCAGCGACGAAGGCCTTGCCTATAGCGTGTACAGTTCGGTCGGTAACGACTACCGCGATACGGCTATGGTGACGATTGCCTTGCAGACCAAGGTGGAATCGGTGGATTTCGCTCTGAAGCTGATTCGCGAGGTAGTGCAGGAATTTGCCGAAAAAGGCCCCACCGAAGAAGAACTTTCGCAGGCGAAAAAGTCGCTGATCGAAAGTCTCCCTAGCCTGTTCGATAGCCCCGAAGCGACCGCGACGATTTTTGCGAGAGGCGAACTTGTCGGGAAAACCTTCGACCATTATCTGGACTATGTCAAGGAAATCAATGCCGTGACGGCGGACCAGGTGAAGGCGATGACCAAGAAATACTTTGACATGGACAAGATGACGGTCTCGATTGTGGCGCCCGTGGCGAAACTGGATGCCGTGAAGCCGTTTACGGTAGTGCCGCTTGATAGCCTGGAGTTCAGGGATTGA
- a CDS encoding EamA family transporter encodes MLFLLLTIGPAFLFACGNILEKSGVSTVGKRTGGTSQPWEFFKGVITNKFWWLGIGCSGLATLGYYIAMAQYDLSQVQPMMVLNPVLTALMGFCILKEVLTKRIVIAICFVVAGLLYSVENLGESTAVQNIPMLWAYAGGLSAVTLVAHLWVKDREMVDSLIMGVGFGLSAAFYKSLSMDFDLEHIELSSVANLLLDFRTLGYIATYGIAFLYSQVSFSRGRALFIIPFSAAVGAAVPTLAGALVFSEAFPVGKAISVTLVLIGACLFIVRRPRRKKKCD; translated from the coding sequence ATGCTCTTTCTTCTCCTTACAATCGGTCCGGCATTTCTTTTTGCTTGCGGGAACATCCTCGAAAAGTCGGGGGTGTCCACGGTCGGCAAGCGTACGGGCGGAACTTCGCAGCCTTGGGAATTTTTCAAAGGCGTGATTACGAATAAATTCTGGTGGCTGGGCATTGGCTGCTCGGGGCTTGCCACGCTCGGTTATTACATTGCCATGGCGCAGTACGACCTTTCGCAGGTGCAGCCGATGATGGTGCTGAACCCGGTGCTTACGGCCCTGATGGGTTTTTGCATCTTGAAGGAGGTCCTGACAAAGCGAATTGTCATTGCCATTTGCTTTGTGGTGGCGGGCCTCCTGTATTCGGTGGAAAATCTGGGAGAATCGACCGCGGTTCAGAATATCCCGATGCTCTGGGCGTATGCGGGCGGACTCAGTGCCGTGACGCTTGTGGCGCACCTTTGGGTGAAGGACCGCGAAATGGTAGATTCGCTGATCATGGGCGTTGGCTTCGGCCTTTCGGCGGCGTTCTACAAGAGCCTCTCTATGGACTTTGACCTGGAACATATCGAGCTGTCTTCTGTAGCGAACCTGTTGCTGGATTTTAGGACGCTCGGCTACATTGCGACTTACGGCATTGCGTTCCTTTATTCGCAGGTGTCTTTCTCCCGTGGGCGAGCCTTGTTCATCATCCCGTTCAGCGCGGCGGTGGGCGCGGCGGTTCCGACCCTTGCGGGGGCGCTCGTCTTTTCCGAGGCGTTCCCCGTGGGGAAGGCGATTTCGGTGACTCTCGTGCTGATTGGCGCATGCCTGTTTATTGTCCGCAGGCCGAGACGCAAGAAAAAGTGTGATTAA
- a CDS encoding transglycosylase SLT domain-containing protein, with translation MVVFLSVLALADSSKVAPVAPAAPKENAVAPQGPLPSQTTDSLIATMPLAPVDPYAELEQIAPAHFQDMVVRQQRLKAISEDESQPKNVRDFARAAQFFYKEQWDSSYAAYDVLRGRDTLLDGAVILRMATAKFKLGDYKMMRSALAAYKNYEKDASFDRAASRLRIEAAMADSTLSDHAHADSLKAFVEKYPKSDDAAALRYRYAQYLEQFKQLKDAKRVYLKLLTSSSVYKDSAFMAIRRLRKVRGAPETLEEKVAYAKMACAKDNANECLTLLDSIRILDSLLITLSPEAALPPPEDSLQKNLPPSSLDMATRINLWEKRAVTLRTLKREEESIKQFRFLLDSVEARPLWMQSILRLYRNNAGRYEKEIRAMDAALQDASQFSKENANNLWVKGFEYEQKENYDSAIVCYKTLSHKRFKNNIKRQWAKFRIGFVYFKQEKWNEAVAAFIDASKEPFLWSGSGARMFLGDAYMKLGKDSLAREAFLDCIRDFPLAYYAHRSRLKLVEYGLMAEKDVPYAHGVLMAPEQTLAWVRASQKVGKPDTSYNAERYNRIRTLFQYGFSEQAFALYDEARKKNAKRLDFLYEYGKLFYEMGETAAGYRLARQFQNNIDRRRLMAPPIDVLHYLYPIPYKEQVKFHSGERIDPFFVYSVMRQESIFNFEIMSPAGACGLLQIMPATGKMLAGKEGLENFEPRQLFNAYMNIRLGIRYLVDLKAEYNDDYMYVLGNYNAGPKPTKRWQAAGEGKHWDVRAEEISYWETRDYVKRVMGNYWIYQEIYEGL, from the coding sequence TTGGTTGTTTTTTTAAGTGTGCTCGCCCTGGCGGATTCGTCGAAGGTCGCGCCTGTTGCCCCTGCGGCTCCTAAGGAAAATGCCGTAGCGCCGCAGGGACCGCTCCCGTCGCAGACGACGGATAGCCTGATTGCGACGATGCCCCTGGCGCCCGTCGATCCGTATGCGGAACTGGAGCAGATTGCACCGGCGCATTTCCAGGACATGGTGGTGCGTCAGCAGCGCCTGAAAGCGATAAGCGAGGATGAGTCGCAGCCGAAGAACGTGCGCGACTTCGCCCGTGCGGCCCAGTTCTTTTACAAGGAACAGTGGGACAGTTCCTATGCGGCATACGATGTATTGCGAGGTCGCGATACGCTGTTGGACGGTGCGGTCATTCTCCGCATGGCAACGGCGAAGTTCAAGCTGGGCGATTACAAGATGATGCGTTCCGCTTTGGCGGCCTATAAGAATTACGAGAAGGACGCCTCGTTTGACAGGGCGGCCTCCCGCCTGAGAATCGAGGCGGCAATGGCGGATTCGACCTTGAGTGACCATGCCCATGCAGACTCGCTGAAGGCGTTCGTGGAAAAGTACCCGAAATCCGACGATGCGGCGGCTCTCCGTTACCGTTACGCGCAGTACCTGGAACAGTTCAAGCAACTGAAGGATGCCAAGCGCGTTTACCTGAAGCTCTTGACGAGTTCCTCGGTGTATAAGGATTCTGCGTTCATGGCGATTCGCAGGCTCCGCAAGGTGCGCGGCGCCCCCGAGACTCTGGAAGAAAAGGTGGCGTATGCCAAGATGGCATGTGCGAAGGATAATGCAAACGAATGCCTGACGCTGTTGGATTCGATTCGGATTCTGGATTCCCTGCTGATTACGCTTTCGCCGGAAGCGGCCCTCCCGCCTCCTGAAGATTCGTTGCAGAAAAATCTGCCGCCCAGTTCCCTGGATATGGCGACCCGTATCAACTTGTGGGAAAAACGCGCCGTGACACTGCGTACCTTGAAACGCGAAGAGGAATCGATCAAGCAGTTCAGGTTCCTGCTGGATTCCGTGGAAGCGCGGCCGCTGTGGATGCAGTCCATCTTGCGCCTTTACAGGAATAATGCCGGACGCTACGAAAAGGAAATCCGAGCGATGGATGCCGCGTTGCAGGATGCGAGCCAGTTCAGCAAGGAAAATGCGAACAACCTCTGGGTGAAGGGTTTTGAATACGAACAGAAGGAAAATTACGATAGCGCGATCGTCTGTTACAAGACGCTTTCCCATAAGCGCTTTAAGAACAACATAAAGAGACAATGGGCGAAGTTCCGTATCGGTTTTGTGTACTTTAAGCAGGAAAAGTGGAACGAAGCCGTGGCGGCCTTTATCGATGCGAGCAAGGAACCGTTCCTGTGGAGCGGAAGCGGCGCCCGTATGTTCCTGGGCGATGCCTATATGAAGCTCGGCAAGGATTCCCTTGCCCGCGAAGCCTTCCTCGACTGTATCCGCGATTTTCCGCTGGCCTACTATGCGCACCGCAGCCGCCTGAAGTTGGTGGAATACGGATTGATGGCCGAGAAGGATGTCCCGTATGCGCACGGCGTGCTGATGGCGCCTGAACAGACTCTTGCTTGGGTGCGTGCCTCGCAGAAGGTCGGAAAACCCGACACGAGCTACAATGCGGAACGTTACAACAGAATCCGTACCCTGTTCCAGTACGGCTTTAGCGAACAGGCCTTTGCGCTTTACGACGAGGCCCGCAAGAAAAATGCGAAACGCCTGGATTTCTTGTACGAGTACGGCAAGCTTTTCTATGAAATGGGCGAGACTGCAGCGGGTTACCGCCTCGCTCGCCAGTTCCAGAACAACATCGATCGACGCCGCCTGATGGCGCCGCCCATCGACGTGCTGCATTACCTGTACCCGATTCCGTACAAGGAACAGGTCAAGTTCCATTCGGGCGAACGCATCGACCCGTTCTTCGTGTACAGCGTGATGCGCCAGGAATCGATTTTCAACTTCGAAATCATGTCGCCGGCAGGTGCTTGCGGGCTACTGCAGATTATGCCCGCGACCGGCAAGATGCTCGCCGGCAAGGAAGGCCTCGAAAACTTCGAACCGCGCCAGCTCTTTAATGCCTACATGAACATTCGCCTGGGAATTCGTTACTTGGTGGACTTGAAGGCCGAATACAACGACGACTATATGTACGTCCTCGGCAACTACAACGCTGGCCCCAAGCCCACCAAACGCTGGCAGGCCGCCGGTGAGGGCAAACACTGGGATGTCCGCGCCGAAGAAATCAGCTACTGGGAAACCCGCGACTACGTGAAACGCGTCATGGGAAATTATTGGATATACCAGGAAATCTACGAAGGACTGTAG
- the ptsP gene encoding phosphoenolpyruvate--protein phosphotransferase → MTTSTKNPASKKAPARIVMTGVPASPGFAMGRVFPVINRNISVVEETLPESRLADEEQLFLKAIHKTVKEVSQIKEISESRTGMKDSLIFATHLMILQDPVLINGILDKVRKEHKNARWAVHVVLGSYIDQFEKVDSPAMRDKAADLRDVYNRLMAAMEDSGPVLEDEAREDGIILVGHELLPSLLMSIKPGQVAALAMDTGGRTSHVAILARSLQIPLVSGLRNFAALVKSGDTVIVDGSSGQVVINPNQDDVNDFHARQEVFERQRRELFTMRQLEPMTRDGKYITLHANIELPSESEKVTDFGATGIGLYRSEFLFLRKDAPTQDEQRDAYRYILETMYPCPVTIRTLDAGGDKLVNGITAVNESNPFMGWRSIRVCLDREDIFCTQLKALLLANTKGNLRLLLPMISGMTELRRARACIEKSRKELEAEGHKVAKVKMGVMIEVPAAVMIVDKLAKEVDFFSIGTNDLVQFTLAVDRTNELITDMFQPHHPAVLSMIYQTVQAAHREGIPVAVCGEMSADPMSVLLLVGLGVDELSMTPWSVMSTKKIIRSINFEDVRDSALTVLQMDDAESVNSYMHGKYAQTIRDLGISSFVGQVDSSKK, encoded by the coding sequence ATGACCACTTCAACGAAGAACCCTGCTAGCAAGAAGGCTCCCGCCCGTATCGTGATGACGGGCGTGCCTGCGTCTCCGGGCTTTGCCATGGGACGCGTTTTTCCGGTAATCAACCGGAATATCTCGGTGGTGGAAGAAACATTGCCGGAAAGCCGTCTTGCCGACGAGGAACAGCTTTTCTTGAAGGCGATCCACAAGACGGTCAAGGAAGTTTCGCAGATCAAGGAAATTTCCGAAAGTCGCACCGGGATGAAGGATAGCCTCATCTTCGCGACTCACTTGATGATTTTGCAGGATCCCGTGTTGATTAACGGAATCCTTGATAAGGTCCGCAAGGAACACAAGAACGCTCGTTGGGCGGTTCACGTGGTGCTGGGTTCCTATATCGACCAGTTCGAAAAGGTCGATTCCCCGGCGATGCGCGACAAGGCGGCGGACCTGAGGGACGTGTACAACCGCTTGATGGCGGCGATGGAAGACTCCGGACCTGTGTTGGAGGATGAAGCTCGCGAAGACGGCATTATCCTTGTGGGCCATGAGTTGCTGCCGAGCCTTTTGATGTCGATCAAGCCCGGCCAGGTGGCGGCGCTTGCGATGGATACCGGTGGCCGTACAAGCCATGTGGCGATTCTCGCGCGTTCGCTCCAGATACCCCTGGTGTCGGGTCTCCGTAATTTTGCCGCCCTGGTGAAATCCGGCGATACGGTCATTGTCGACGGTTCGAGCGGACAGGTCGTCATCAATCCGAACCAGGATGACGTCAATGATTTCCACGCCCGTCAGGAAGTCTTTGAACGGCAGCGTCGTGAACTGTTCACGATGCGCCAGCTGGAACCGATGACGCGCGATGGCAAGTATATCACCTTGCACGCCAATATCGAACTTCCGTCTGAATCAGAAAAGGTGACGGATTTCGGTGCGACGGGTATCGGCCTTTACCGTTCTGAATTTTTGTTCCTGCGCAAGGATGCGCCGACTCAGGACGAACAGCGCGATGCCTACCGCTATATCCTCGAGACGATGTACCCGTGCCCCGTGACGATCCGTACATTGGATGCCGGTGGCGACAAGTTGGTGAATGGCATTACGGCGGTGAACGAGTCGAACCCGTTTATGGGGTGGCGCTCGATTCGCGTGTGTCTCGACCGCGAAGATATTTTCTGCACCCAGCTGAAGGCGTTGCTGCTTGCGAATACCAAGGGTAACCTGCGCTTGTTGTTGCCGATGATTTCGGGGATGACGGAACTCCGCCGTGCCCGCGCCTGCATCGAGAAAAGCCGCAAGGAACTCGAAGCCGAAGGCCACAAGGTCGCCAAGGTGAAGATGGGCGTGATGATCGAAGTCCCTGCCGCGGTGATGATTGTGGACAAACTAGCGAAAGAGGTGGATTTCTTCAGCATCGGAACGAACGACCTGGTTCAGTTTACCTTGGCCGTGGACCGGACGAACGAATTGATTACGGACATGTTCCAGCCGCACCATCCGGCAGTGCTCAGCATGATTTACCAGACGGTCCAGGCGGCACACCGCGAGGGAATTCCCGTGGCGGTTTGCGGCGAAATGAGTGCGGACCCGATGAGCGTGCTGCTCTTGGTGGGACTCGGAGTCGATGAACTTTCGATGACGCCCTGGAGCGTGATGTCGACCAAGAAGATTATCCGTTCCATCAACTTCGAGGATGTGCGCGATTCGGCCCTTACGGTTTTGCAGATGGATGACGCCGAAAGCGTGAACAGCTATATGCACGGCAAGTATGCCCAGACGATTCGCGACCTGGGAATATCGAGCTTTGTGGGCCAGGTGGACAGTAGCAAAAAATGA
- a CDS encoding HPr family phosphocarrier protein, with translation MIEKTLVVTNKLGIHARPAGMIVDITGQAKSDISIVFEGSKANAKSILNVMMLAIPAGSEVKFEIDGEDEESVASQLESLFNDHFNEEPC, from the coding sequence ATGATAGAGAAAACACTGGTGGTGACAAACAAGTTGGGAATTCACGCTAGGCCGGCCGGAATGATCGTCGATATTACCGGTCAGGCGAAAAGCGACATCTCGATTGTGTTCGAAGGCTCCAAGGCAAATGCAAAGAGCATCTTGAATGTGATGATGCTCGCCATTCCCGCTGGCTCCGAAGTCAAGTTCGAGATAGACGGCGAAGATGAAGAAAGCGTGGCTTCTCAGCTGGAAAGTCTGTTCAATGACCACTTCAACGAAGAACCCTGCTAG
- a CDS encoding MlaD family protein, with protein MKKYTALYFSVGLVVILALIILVFGIFFLNEKDPRETYNTFHLRFTQVSTLVLDDPVKVNGVKLGKVEAIELSGHRVVVTIRLRTDVKIPKDSEIRVQNIGIMGERQIGIILGDQMEYFAPGDTITGQFDAGIAEAIGLAGELCDSTKVLLESVKLALNQTIVNPEFQERFKTLLVKAETLEDRAITMLNTTDPQLKKSLLGLNQVVAKVDALLDGVKPPIDNMFANTDKVMSDADKLIGELEGVTNHLDELIVKVQTKIESKDNTVGILLNDRTLHDDLVKTVHSADSLVRVILHDGLDINVDLF; from the coding sequence ATGAAAAAGTATACGGCTCTTTATTTTTCAGTCGGCCTAGTGGTCATACTGGCCCTTATCATTCTTGTTTTCGGAATTTTCTTTTTGAACGAGAAGGATCCACGGGAAACGTACAATACCTTCCATCTCCGTTTTACCCAGGTGAGTACTCTCGTTTTGGATGACCCCGTCAAGGTGAACGGCGTGAAACTCGGAAAGGTCGAGGCCATCGAACTTTCGGGACACCGCGTGGTGGTGACCATCCGCCTGCGTACCGACGTGAAAATTCCGAAGGATTCTGAAATCCGCGTGCAGAACATCGGCATCATGGGTGAACGCCAGATTGGCATTATCCTGGGCGACCAGATGGAGTACTTTGCACCGGGCGATACCATTACGGGCCAGTTCGATGCGGGTATTGCCGAGGCGATTGGCCTTGCGGGCGAACTTTGCGACAGTACCAAGGTGCTTTTGGAATCGGTGAAACTTGCGCTTAACCAGACGATTGTGAATCCTGAATTCCAGGAAAGGTTCAAGACCCTGCTCGTGAAGGCGGAAACCCTGGAAGACCGTGCCATTACCATGCTGAATACGACGGATCCGCAGCTCAAGAAGAGCCTGCTGGGGCTGAACCAGGTGGTGGCGAAGGTCGACGCCCTTTTAGACGGGGTGAAACCGCCCATCGACAATATGTTTGCCAATACCGACAAGGTGATGAGCGATGCCGACAAGCTGATCGGCGAACTCGAAGGCGTGACGAACCATTTGGATGAACTGATCGTCAAGGTTCAGACGAAGATTGAATCCAAGGACAATACGGTCGGCATCTTGCTGAACGACAGGACCTTGCATGACGATTTGGTGAAGACGGTGCACTCGGCGGATAGTTTGGTACGCGTTATCCTGCACGACGGTCTCGATATCAATGTGGATTTGTTCTGA